Proteins co-encoded in one Flavivirga eckloniae genomic window:
- the ruvA gene encoding Holliday junction branch migration protein RuvA — translation MITHIQGKLTEKNPTHVVLECNGVGYMLNISLHTFSQIPDNENLKLFTHLQVKEDSHTLYGFSSLAEREIFRLLISVSGIGASTARTMLSSLTPKQVREGIASNDVALIQSIKGIGAKTAQRVIIDLKDKILKIYDIDEVSVSQGNTNKDEALSALEVLGFAKKQAERVVDKIIVVQPDADVETIIKQALKNL, via the coding sequence ATGATAACACATATTCAAGGAAAACTCACTGAAAAAAATCCAACACATGTTGTTCTTGAATGTAATGGAGTAGGCTATATGCTAAACATTTCATTACATACATTTTCTCAAATTCCTGATAATGAAAATTTAAAGCTCTTTACTCATCTTCAAGTTAAGGAAGATTCGCATACGCTTTATGGATTTTCATCGTTAGCAGAAAGGGAGATTTTCAGGCTGCTCATTTCCGTAAGTGGTATTGGAGCAAGTACGGCACGTACGATGCTATCTTCATTAACACCAAAACAAGTACGAGAAGGAATAGCTTCTAACGATGTTGCTTTAATTCAATCTATAAAAGGAATTGGAGCCAAAACAGCCCAGCGCGTTATTATAGATTTAAAAGATAAAATCTTAAAGATTTATGATATTGACGAAGTTTCCGTTTCTCAGGGCAATACCAATAAAGATGAAGCGTTATCTGCTTTAGAAGTCCTTGGTTTTGCAAAAAAACAGGCAGAACGTGTTGTAGATAAAATTATAGTCGTGCAACCAGATGCCGATGTGGAAACCATTATAAAACAGGCTTTGAAAAATTTATAA
- a CDS encoding NADP-dependent malic enzyme, producing the protein MSEESKRREALIYHAKPTPGKIEVVPTKKYASQRDLSLAYSPGVAEPCLEIEKKKENVYRYTAKGNLVAVISNGTAVLGLGNIGPEASKPVMEGKGLLFKIFAGIDVFDIEVDTENVEEFIQTVKKIAPTFGGINLEDIKAPEAFEIERRLKEELDIPVMHDDQHGTAIISAAALLNAVELTGKKLEDVKIVISGAGAAAISCSRLYQACGAKRKNMVMLDSKGVIRDDRENLTKEKAEFATHRKIDTLDEAMKDADVFIGLSMANIVSPDMLLAMAKNPIVFAMANPDPEIKYDVAVATRKDIIMATGRSDHPNQVNNVLGFPFIFRGALDVRATKINEAMKMAAVKALAKLAKEPVPEQVNIAYGETKLTFGNNYIIPKPFDPRLIAEIPPAVAKAAMDTGVAQQPIADWEKYKDELLERLGSDNKLVRLLLNRAKLDPKRVVFAEADQLDVLKAAQIVYEEGIAHPILLGRKETIESLKAEIDFDADIPIIDPKTEEENPRKNKYAKVYWEQRKRRGVTYYSAQRLMRERNYFAAMMVNEGDADALISGYSRNYPTVVKPILELIGMVHGVTRIATTNLMMTKRGPLFLSDTSINIDPGAKDLAKITQMTAKVIKMFGLDPVLAMVSYSNFGSSDHPMSSKIREAVSYLHRHFPDMNVDGELQTDFALNDEMLREKFPFSKLVGKKVNALVFPNLDSANITYKLLKELHEADSIGPIMMGLKKPAHILQLGASVDEIVNMAAIAVIDAQNKEKWELENADRK; encoded by the coding sequence ATGAGCGAAGAAAGTAAACGAAGAGAGGCGCTTATCTATCACGCCAAGCCAACTCCAGGAAAAATAGAGGTAGTTCCAACTAAAAAATATGCTAGTCAAAGAGACCTGTCTTTAGCCTATTCTCCAGGCGTAGCAGAACCTTGTTTAGAGATTGAAAAAAAGAAAGAAAACGTATATAGGTATACGGCAAAAGGGAATCTGGTTGCTGTAATTTCCAATGGAACAGCAGTTTTAGGTTTAGGGAATATTGGTCCTGAAGCATCAAAGCCAGTAATGGAAGGAAAAGGTTTGTTATTTAAGATTTTTGCTGGCATTGACGTGTTCGATATTGAAGTAGATACCGAAAATGTAGAAGAGTTTATTCAAACCGTAAAAAAGATAGCCCCAACATTTGGAGGTATCAACTTAGAAGATATAAAAGCCCCTGAAGCTTTCGAAATAGAAAGACGTCTTAAGGAAGAACTTGATATTCCTGTAATGCACGACGACCAACATGGAACGGCAATAATTTCGGCTGCGGCGTTGTTAAATGCAGTAGAATTAACAGGAAAAAAATTAGAAGACGTAAAAATAGTAATAAGTGGAGCAGGTGCAGCAGCCATTTCTTGTTCTCGTTTATACCAAGCCTGTGGTGCAAAACGAAAGAATATGGTTATGTTGGATAGTAAAGGTGTTATTAGAGACGATAGAGAAAACCTTACTAAAGAAAAAGCGGAATTCGCTACCCATAGAAAAATAGATACGCTAGACGAAGCTATGAAAGATGCCGATGTTTTTATCGGACTTTCAATGGCGAATATCGTGTCGCCAGATATGTTGTTAGCTATGGCCAAAAACCCAATTGTTTTTGCTATGGCCAATCCAGATCCGGAAATTAAATACGATGTAGCTGTTGCAACTCGTAAAGATATTATAATGGCAACAGGTCGTAGCGATCATCCTAATCAGGTAAACAACGTATTAGGGTTTCCATTTATATTTAGAGGAGCTTTAGATGTTCGTGCTACAAAAATTAACGAAGCCATGAAAATGGCTGCTGTTAAAGCATTAGCTAAATTGGCTAAAGAGCCAGTTCCGGAACAGGTTAATATAGCCTACGGAGAAACCAAACTCACATTTGGTAACAACTATATAATACCAAAACCTTTCGACCCTCGACTTATTGCCGAAATACCTCCAGCGGTGGCTAAAGCCGCAATGGATACTGGAGTGGCCCAGCAGCCTATTGCCGATTGGGAAAAGTATAAAGATGAGTTGTTGGAACGATTGGGATCTGATAATAAGTTAGTAAGATTACTTCTTAACAGAGCCAAGCTAGACCCAAAACGTGTTGTGTTTGCAGAAGCAGATCAATTGGATGTTTTAAAAGCAGCTCAAATAGTTTATGAGGAAGGCATCGCACACCCAATACTTTTAGGTAGAAAAGAAACCATAGAATCTCTTAAGGCAGAAATAGACTTTGATGCTGATATTCCTATTATTGACCCAAAAACAGAAGAAGAGAACCCGCGTAAAAACAAGTATGCCAAAGTGTATTGGGAACAGCGTAAACGTAGAGGGGTTACTTATTACTCGGCACAGCGTTTAATGAGAGAACGTAACTACTTCGCAGCTATGATGGTGAACGAAGGAGATGCCGATGCGCTTATTTCTGGATATTCCCGGAATTACCCAACTGTGGTAAAACCTATATTGGAACTTATAGGAATGGTACATGGTGTAACACGTATAGCCACTACCAATTTAATGATGACAAAAAGAGGGCCGCTATTTTTAAGCGATACCTCAATAAATATTGATCCGGGAGCCAAGGATTTAGCAAAGATTACCCAGATGACCGCTAAAGTCATCAAGATGTTTGGTTTAGATCCCGTATTGGCCATGGTATCGTATTCGAATTTTGGTTCTTCAGATCACCCGATGTCCTCTAAAATTAGAGAGGCTGTTTCTTATTTACATCGTCATTTTCCAGATATGAATGTAGATGGGGAGTTGCAAACAGATTTTGCATTAAACGATGAGATGCTTCGGGAGAAGTTTCCGTTTTCTAAACTGGTAGGTAAAAAAGTAAATGCATTGGTTTTTCCAAATCTGGATTCAGCAAATATTACTTATAAATTGTTAAAGGAATTGCACGAAGCCGACTCTATTGGACCTATTATGATGGGGTTAAAAAAGCCTGCGCACATTTTACAATTAGGAGCCAGCGTTGATGAAATAGTGAATATGGCAGCCATTGCCGTGATTGATGCACAGAATAAAGAAAAGTGGGAGTTAGAAAATGCTGACAGGAAGTAA
- a CDS encoding trehalase family glycosidase, with protein sequence MKLLVNKYELIDQLIKQEDTTGSFTITVDDSGKKEFFIKDEKSNDVVVKGTYHLSNLLQEAALLASDSGEIFLEHVTEEPVKRISRVIKDYYWDKLTRSFNNEALLDVLEDEKMQGDYLRLYVPESDTEALAFYKQKTIGHERVKVETISDHISSEYISTLNKKPGILALAYSKEKGKSIPFVVPGGRFNEMYGWDSYFIGLGLIIDDKFDLARAMIDNLEYQIIHYGKILNANRSYYLSRSQPPFFTSFIRAFYETYSDKLQVNWLQQKLTTAISEYFNVWMTQDVRLTNTQLNRYFGEGIGVPNETEPEHFDAIFEIYAKKHNMSLTEFKTKYKQKEIVDEALDMYFIHDRSMRESGHDTTNRLDDCSAHLNTVDLNSLLYKYETDIAYLITTYFNNTFSYNDTTFNSNDWLQRANKRKQLITDFMWNEKEATFYDYNFVKKEQQPCASVTNLYPLWANLCTQEQAESLIEKQLPNLICKGGVASTSKLEVMPEDTVERQWDFPYGWAPHQMLIWQGLKNYGFEEKAQELIYRWLWLIVKTVVNYNGLIPEKFDVNSCTHEVDVEYGNVGTNFKYVTEGGFGWTNASYKLGIKLLKNRYVDDLNKLQDPDLVFSKNT encoded by the coding sequence ATGAAGTTGTTAGTTAATAAGTACGAACTCATAGACCAATTAATAAAACAGGAAGATACTACCGGAAGTTTTACTATAACAGTAGACGATTCAGGCAAAAAAGAATTCTTTATAAAAGACGAAAAAAGCAATGACGTCGTAGTAAAAGGTACGTATCATTTATCTAATCTGTTACAAGAAGCAGCTCTTTTAGCTAGTGATAGCGGAGAGATTTTTTTAGAACATGTTACAGAAGAACCTGTAAAAAGAATATCCAGAGTAATAAAAGATTACTATTGGGATAAACTAACCAGGAGTTTTAATAACGAAGCGTTATTAGACGTGTTAGAAGATGAAAAAATGCAGGGAGATTACCTGCGATTGTATGTGCCAGAATCAGATACAGAAGCACTAGCGTTTTATAAACAAAAAACAATAGGACATGAACGTGTGAAAGTCGAAACGATTTCAGACCATATTTCGAGCGAATACATAAGTACACTAAATAAAAAGCCAGGAATTTTAGCATTAGCATATTCAAAAGAAAAAGGGAAAAGTATTCCGTTTGTTGTACCCGGAGGACGTTTTAACGAAATGTACGGATGGGACAGTTATTTTATTGGTTTAGGTCTTATAATTGATGATAAGTTTGATCTTGCTCGGGCTATGATTGATAACCTTGAATATCAAATTATACACTACGGAAAAATATTGAATGCCAATCGTAGTTATTATTTGTCCCGATCACAGCCGCCTTTTTTTACATCATTTATAAGAGCGTTTTACGAAACCTATTCCGATAAATTACAGGTAAATTGGTTGCAGCAAAAGCTTACTACAGCCATTTCAGAATATTTTAATGTTTGGATGACCCAAGATGTGCGATTAACCAATACGCAATTAAACCGTTATTTTGGAGAAGGAATAGGGGTTCCTAACGAAACAGAGCCAGAACATTTTGATGCCATATTCGAAATATATGCAAAAAAGCATAATATGTCGCTTACAGAGTTTAAAACAAAATATAAACAAAAGGAGATTGTTGACGAAGCTCTGGATATGTATTTTATACATGACAGAAGTATGAGGGAAAGTGGGCATGATACAACCAATAGATTAGACGATTGTTCGGCACACCTAAATACCGTCGATTTAAATAGTTTATTGTATAAATATGAAACAGATATCGCTTATCTCATTACAACATATTTTAATAATACCTTTTCGTATAATGACACAACTTTTAACTCAAATGATTGGTTGCAACGCGCAAACAAGCGCAAACAGCTAATCACAGATTTTATGTGGAACGAAAAAGAAGCTACATTTTACGATTACAACTTTGTTAAAAAGGAACAACAACCCTGTGCCTCTGTTACAAACCTATATCCTTTGTGGGCAAATTTATGTACGCAGGAACAAGCAGAAAGCCTAATAGAAAAGCAATTGCCCAATTTAATTTGTAAAGGAGGCGTGGCCTCAACATCCAAATTAGAAGTCATGCCCGAAGATACAGTAGAAAGACAATGGGATTTTCCATACGGTTGGGCACCACACCAGATGTTAATTTGGCAAGGACTTAAAAATTACGGATTCGAAGAAAAAGCACAAGAACTTATTTACAGATGGCTGTGGCTTATCGTAAAAACGGTGGTGAATTATAATGGTTTAATACCAGAAAAGTTCGATGTTAATTCATGCACCCACGAAGTAGATGTAGAATATGGTAACGTAGGAACAAATTTTAAATACGTTACAGAAGGAGGTTTTGGTTGGACCAATGCATCCTACAAATTAGGGATTAAGCTTTTAAAAAACAGATATGTTGACGATTTAAATAAGCTTCAAGACCCAGATTTGGTCTTTTCAAAAAACACTTAA
- a CDS encoding MFS transporter → MKNLGIKSALYINYFVFAILLNSVGIVIKQSIENYNVSETSASILEAFKDLPIAFVSFFVASFLPKIGYKKSMLFALFIVFFGCIYMYYGNTFGSTKILFLTIGVAFAFIKVSVFSMIGLLTSTQQEHSSFMSSIEGFFMVGIALAYFIFPAFFNESDPDAWLRVYLFLAGLIAVSFVILLFSKINVKAEVSDKSVAQDFLEMVKLIALPLVVFFTISAFLFVMVEQGIMTWLPTFNKNVLSLSDSLSVQMASILAISLAIGRLLAGVVVKKISWLTIVVTCLIISMIIVGLVLPNALSTGTMEIKNVLDIPFIGFIFPIIGLFIAPIYPLINSVVLSALPKKMHSSMTGLIVIFSALGGTLGSRIIGYLFEHIGGEKAFVFMLIPMLILIASLFMLNKMTKKYEVVS, encoded by the coding sequence ATGAAAAATCTGGGAATTAAATCGGCTCTTTACATTAACTATTTTGTTTTCGCCATTCTGTTAAATAGCGTAGGCATTGTCATTAAGCAATCTATAGAAAATTATAATGTAAGTGAAACAAGCGCGAGTATCTTAGAAGCCTTTAAAGATTTACCCATTGCCTTCGTATCCTTTTTTGTAGCCTCGTTTTTGCCAAAAATAGGATATAAAAAAAGCATGCTCTTTGCTCTGTTTATAGTGTTTTTTGGATGCATATATATGTATTATGGCAATACATTTGGAAGCACCAAGATTTTGTTTTTAACCATTGGAGTTGCCTTTGCTTTCATTAAAGTATCTGTTTTTTCAATGATAGGGTTGCTTACATCAACTCAACAAGAACACAGTAGTTTTATGAGTTCTATCGAAGGGTTTTTCATGGTAGGAATTGCTTTGGCATACTTTATCTTTCCTGCTTTTTTTAATGAATCCGATCCAGATGCCTGGTTACGTGTATATCTATTTCTAGCAGGATTAATAGCCGTTTCATTTGTAATTCTTTTATTCTCCAAAATAAACGTAAAAGCAGAAGTTTCAGATAAATCTGTGGCTCAGGACTTTTTAGAAATGGTAAAATTAATAGCGTTGCCATTGGTAGTCTTTTTTACAATTAGCGCCTTTTTATTTGTAATGGTAGAACAAGGTATCATGACTTGGTTACCTACATTTAATAAAAATGTATTATCACTTAGTGATTCTTTAAGTGTACAAATGGCAAGTATTTTAGCTATTTCATTAGCCATAGGAAGGTTACTGGCTGGTGTGGTTGTAAAAAAGATATCATGGCTTACTATAGTTGTCACCTGCTTGATTATATCTATGATAATAGTGGGGCTAGTATTGCCAAATGCCCTTAGCACAGGAACCATGGAAATTAAAAATGTGCTCGACATCCCGTTTATAGGGTTCATTTTTCCAATTATAGGGCTTTTTATTGCCCCGATATATCCACTAATCAATTCAGTCGTACTCTCAGCATTACCTAAAAAAATGCATAGCTCCATGACGGGGCTTATTGTTATTTTTTCTGCTTTAGGAGGTACACTGGGCTCAAGAATTATAGGCTACCTATTTGAACATATAGGAGGAGAAAAAGCATTTGTTTTTATGCTAATTCCAATGTTAATTCTTATAGCCTCCCTTTTTATGTTAAACAAAATGACGAAGAAATATGAAGTTGTTAGTTAA
- a CDS encoding TonB-dependent receptor, with amino-acid sequence MLLRITILKKLCFTVLAVMSSLAIAQTGGVEGTITDTNGSPLPGVNVLIQNTNKGAVTDFDGNYVISDIDNGSYTLVVSYIGFKTEELPFTVSGVAIQLNVSLQEDLMSLNEVVVTGSGNPRKKMESSVAITTMGSKQIEEQAPQSTADLLQSIPGFLVETSGGETGNNLFARGIPTAGAYEYVQFQEDGLPVFEDGALQFANIDNFQRTDLTVKRLEAVKGGTASIYASGAPGGIINFISNTGQNEFKGTTKLTVGDYGLFRTDFNLGGSIIEDKLFYNVGGFYRVDDGIRDPGFKANNGGQVKFNMTYRFDKGYARIHFKNLDDRTIFYQSTPFIKDGDKVKEYPGFDANYGTFANREMTKINVPQGGGGFFKADLEDGIHPRTNAVGGEFKYKLSDIVSVKNSFKYTDINLDYNAIFAAAWMGGVTSQADYATDLGIASGDAVFTYNNGGGALPSNINLKRADFWNIRKNMNNFANNLAFNFNWDKINLNVGYYYSNWKSNQNWNWSSFLASVEDEGRLVNLVDSNTGTEYTYHGISGISWLQRESQIKGTLNAIFVDAEIEATDDLTLNLGFRYDDDKYSGAGDHGTWGNDIGVLPNNNADNGVNILTGNYIYWDYDVSEFSYTAAANYKFSDNMASYVRYSRGFRSPIEEAFYIAVESGEGNANQAFQDLEPTKVNQTELGFKYSSKKLALFANLFHMKLDNITYQDIGAGGVSERKFANVKNTGLELEAIVKLGDFNATFNGTLQNPEYDGYEGSQVALNGNLARRISKFYCNIRPDYNITDNFNIYAKYSYFGKKYHDIENTFELPAFGVVNAGASYKINNLRFGLDASNLFNTIGLTEGDGGAPADGDVFLGRSILGRAVRLSVAINF; translated from the coding sequence ATGTTACTACGAATTACAATTTTAAAAAAGCTTTGTTTTACAGTGCTGGCTGTAATGTCAAGTTTGGCAATAGCCCAAACCGGAGGCGTTGAAGGTACTATAACGGACACAAATGGCAGCCCTCTGCCGGGTGTAAACGTATTGATTCAAAATACCAATAAAGGAGCCGTAACAGATTTTGATGGAAATTATGTTATAAGTGATATAGATAACGGAAGTTATACACTAGTAGTTTCCTATATAGGTTTTAAAACAGAAGAACTGCCATTTACGGTAAGTGGTGTTGCTATACAATTAAATGTATCGCTTCAGGAAGATTTAATGTCATTAAACGAAGTCGTTGTAACAGGTTCTGGTAACCCAAGGAAGAAAATGGAATCGAGTGTTGCAATTACTACAATGGGGTCTAAACAAATAGAAGAGCAGGCACCACAAAGTACAGCCGATTTATTACAATCCATACCAGGGTTTTTAGTAGAGACTTCGGGAGGTGAAACAGGAAACAACCTATTCGCAAGAGGTATTCCAACAGCAGGTGCTTACGAATATGTTCAATTTCAAGAAGATGGTCTGCCGGTATTCGAAGACGGTGCTTTACAATTCGCAAATATCGATAACTTTCAAAGAACAGACCTTACCGTTAAAAGACTAGAAGCAGTAAAAGGTGGTACAGCCTCAATCTATGCTTCTGGAGCACCAGGGGGTATTATTAACTTCATTTCAAATACAGGTCAAAACGAATTTAAAGGAACAACTAAATTAACAGTAGGAGACTATGGGTTGTTTAGAACAGACTTTAATCTTGGCGGATCAATTATAGAAGATAAATTGTTTTATAATGTAGGAGGGTTTTACAGAGTAGACGACGGAATTAGAGATCCAGGATTTAAAGCCAATAACGGAGGGCAAGTTAAGTTTAACATGACTTATAGATTTGATAAAGGTTATGCCCGTATCCATTTCAAAAATTTAGATGATAGAACCATTTTCTACCAATCAACACCATTTATAAAGGATGGCGATAAAGTAAAAGAATATCCAGGATTCGATGCTAATTACGGCACATTCGCAAATCGTGAAATGACTAAAATTAACGTGCCTCAAGGTGGTGGCGGATTTTTTAAAGCAGATTTGGAAGATGGTATACACCCGAGAACAAATGCCGTTGGTGGTGAGTTTAAATACAAGCTTTCAGATATAGTATCTGTAAAGAACAGTTTTAAGTATACAGATATAAACTTAGATTACAATGCTATTTTCGCAGCCGCTTGGATGGGAGGCGTTACCAGTCAGGCAGATTATGCAACGGATTTGGGAATTGCTAGCGGCGATGCTGTTTTTACTTATAACAATGGAGGAGGTGCATTGCCTTCAAACATTAACTTAAAAAGAGCAGATTTCTGGAACATTAGAAAAAACATGAATAATTTTGCTAATAATTTAGCATTCAACTTTAACTGGGACAAAATTAATTTAAACGTAGGGTACTACTATTCTAACTGGAAATCTAATCAAAATTGGAACTGGAGCAGCTTCTTGGCAAGTGTTGAAGATGAAGGTAGATTAGTAAATCTGGTTGATTCAAATACAGGAACCGAATACACATACCATGGTATATCTGGCATTTCATGGTTACAAAGAGAATCACAAATAAAAGGAACATTAAATGCCATTTTTGTTGATGCTGAAATTGAAGCGACTGATGACTTAACATTAAACCTTGGTTTTAGATATGATGACGATAAGTATTCTGGAGCAGGAGATCATGGAACCTGGGGTAACGATATAGGAGTGTTGCCAAATAATAATGCAGATAATGGCGTAAACATTTTAACAGGAAACTATATTTATTGGGATTACGATGTAAGCGAGTTTTCATATACTGCAGCTGCTAATTACAAGTTTAGCGATAACATGGCATCTTATGTAAGATACAGTAGAGGATTTAGATCGCCTATTGAAGAAGCCTTTTATATAGCTGTTGAAAGTGGTGAAGGAAACGCAAACCAAGCCTTTCAGGATTTAGAGCCAACAAAAGTGAACCAGACAGAATTAGGTTTCAAATATTCATCTAAAAAATTAGCTTTATTTGCTAACTTGTTTCACATGAAATTAGATAATATAACCTATCAGGATATCGGTGCAGGAGGAGTTTCAGAAAGAAAGTTTGCAAATGTAAAGAATACAGGTTTAGAACTTGAAGCTATTGTAAAATTAGGGGATTTTAACGCCACATTTAACGGAACGCTTCAAAACCCTGAATATGATGGTTATGAAGGATCTCAAGTAGCCTTAAACGGAAATTTAGCAAGACGTATTTCTAAGTTTTACTGTAACATAAGACCAGATTATAACATTACCGACAATTTTAATATATATGCTAAGTACTCTTATTTCGGGAAAAAATACCACGATATCGAGAATACTTTCGAACTACCAGCATTTGGTGTAGTAAATGCAGGAGCATCATATAAAATAAACAATTTAAGATTTGGATTGGATGCCTCAAACTTATTTAACACCATTGGACTTACCGAAGGTGATGGCGGAGCACCAGCAGATGGCGATGTGTTCCTTGGAAGGTCAATATTAGGAAGAGCAGTAAGATTATCAGTAGCAATTAATTTCTAA
- a CDS encoding LacI family DNA-binding transcriptional regulator produces the protein MKAITLKQIAEELNISVTTVSKALKDYPDVSKKTKKQVKELAKKLNYIPNASAVNLRTQQTKTIGVIVPTTVHHFFATVIKGIIKAAKKKDYMVILMQSEEDVEQEIKSVDLLISKGVDGIMISLSNKTQNFDHLEKIKNHDIPLVLFDKISKITDCSKVVINDQKAAYEAVEYLIKKGYKRIAHFRGDLNPQVSIDRFLGYKKALLNNNIEFDPSLVYICNNNDDFNDGHASAKKLIDMHGKNVDALFAITDMVAIGALKYFNDNGIKIPKDIAIIGFSNWFMSSVITPTLTTIDQPGYKMGKTVFKLLYKEIKAKNVDIPYETIEMKTSLVIREST, from the coding sequence ATGAAAGCTATAACTTTAAAACAAATTGCGGAAGAACTAAATATTTCTGTAACTACCGTTTCTAAAGCTCTTAAAGATTATCCTGATGTAAGTAAAAAAACAAAAAAGCAGGTAAAGGAATTAGCAAAAAAGCTAAACTACATTCCTAATGCTTCTGCTGTAAATTTGAGGACTCAACAAACCAAAACCATAGGTGTTATTGTACCTACCACGGTTCACCATTTTTTTGCGACTGTAATAAAAGGAATTATTAAGGCTGCTAAAAAGAAGGATTATATGGTTATTTTAATGCAGTCTGAAGAAGATGTTGAACAAGAGATTAAATCTGTGGATTTACTCATTAGTAAAGGCGTTGATGGCATTATGATTTCTCTTTCCAATAAAACACAAAATTTTGACCATTTAGAAAAAATAAAAAATCATGATATCCCATTAGTTTTATTTGACAAAATTTCTAAAATCACAGATTGTTCTAAAGTTGTTATAAATGATCAAAAGGCAGCTTATGAAGCTGTTGAGTATTTAATAAAAAAAGGCTATAAGCGTATTGCTCATTTTAGAGGTGATTTAAATCCGCAAGTTTCTATAGATCGCTTTTTGGGGTATAAAAAAGCATTATTAAACAATAATATTGAATTTGATCCTTCTTTAGTTTATATCTGTAATAATAATGATGATTTTAATGATGGTCATGCTTCTGCTAAAAAGCTAATTGATATGCATGGGAAAAATGTAGATGCTCTTTTTGCTATTACTGATATGGTGGCCATTGGTGCACTAAAATACTTTAATGATAATGGTATAAAAATACCTAAAGATATTGCCATAATTGGATTTAGTAATTGGTTTATGTCTTCTGTAATCACACCAACTTTAACAACTATTGATCAGCCTGGTTATAAAATGGGGAAAACAGTGTTTAAACTTTTATATAAAGAAATAAAGGCTAAAAATGTTGATATTCCATATGAAACTATTGAAATGAAAACCAGTCTAGTTATTAGAGAATCTACCTAA
- the queG gene encoding tRNA epoxyqueuosine(34) reductase QueG: protein MNSKAKHTNLIKTEAKRLGFLSCGISKAQFLEEEAPRLESWLNKNMHGEMRYMENHFDKRLDPTKLVEGSKSVVSLLLNYYPSEIQQDKTAPKISKYAYGRDYHFVIKDKLKSLLNVIQEEIGEVNGRAFVDSAPVLDKAWAAKSGLGWIGKHSNLITQQVGSFYFIAELIIDLELDYDTPVTDHCGTCTACIDACPTQAITEPYVVDGSKCISYFTIELKENIPTEFKGQFDDWMFGCDVCQDVCPWNRFSKPHNEPLFNPHPELLFMTKKDWEEITEDTFKKVFQKSAVKRTKFAGLQRNIKFLKD from the coding sequence ATGAATTCAAAAGCAAAACATACCAACCTAATAAAAACCGAAGCAAAACGCCTAGGGTTTTTATCATGCGGTATAAGCAAAGCACAGTTTTTAGAAGAAGAAGCTCCACGATTAGAAAGCTGGTTGAATAAAAATATGCATGGCGAAATGCGTTATATGGAAAATCATTTCGATAAACGCTTAGACCCAACAAAACTAGTAGAAGGTTCCAAAAGTGTGGTGTCGTTATTATTGAATTATTACCCTTCGGAAATTCAACAAGACAAAACAGCTCCAAAAATTAGTAAGTATGCATACGGAAGAGACTATCACTTTGTAATAAAAGATAAACTAAAATCGCTTTTAAACGTCATTCAAGAAGAAATAGGAGAAGTTAATGGGAGAGCATTTGTAGATTCGGCGCCAGTTTTAGATAAAGCCTGGGCTGCCAAAAGTGGACTGGGTTGGATAGGTAAGCACAGTAATCTAATTACCCAGCAAGTAGGCTCTTTTTATTTTATAGCAGAATTGATTATCGATTTAGAGCTGGATTACGATACCCCAGTAACCGATCATTGTGGCACATGCACAGCCTGTATTGACGCCTGCCCGACCCAAGCTATAACAGAACCCTATGTAGTAGATGGCAGCAAATGTATTTCCTATTTCACTATAGAATTAAAAGAAAATATTCCGACAGAATTTAAAGGACAGTTTGATGATTGGATGTTTGGTTGCGATGTATGTCAGGACGTATGCCCATGGAACAGATTCTCAAAACCGCACAACGAGCCACTTTTTAACCCGCATCCGGAATTATTATTCATGACCAAAAAAGATTGGGAAGAAATTACAGAAGATACCTTTAAGAAAGTCTTTCAGAAATCTGCAGTTAAACGCACAAAATTTGCTGGGCTTCAGCGAAATATCAAGTTTTTAAAAGACTAA
- a CDS encoding GIY-YIG nuclease family protein — translation MYFYYVYIIKCSDDSYYTGITNNIEKRFKEHELGYKNDSYTYKRRPLVLEFHQEFNDVLQAIYFEKKIKGWPRAKKQALINGDYDMLQILSECRNATHCKYKD, via the coding sequence ATGTATTTTTATTACGTTTATATAATAAAATGTTCAGATGATTCCTATTACACAGGTATCACTAATAATATTGAAAAACGTTTCAAAGAACACGAATTGGGTTATAAAAACGATTCATATACATATAAAAGAAGGCCTTTAGTATTGGAGTTCCATCAAGAGTTTAATGATGTTTTGCAAGCCATTTATTTTGAAAAGAAAATTAAAGGGTGGCCCCGAGCTAAAAAACAAGCTTTGATAAATGGAGATTATGATATGCTTCAAATACTTTCAGAGTGTCGAAATGCTACTCATTGTAAGTATAAAGATTAA